Within the Oncorhynchus clarkii lewisi isolate Uvic-CL-2024 chromosome 2, UVic_Ocla_1.0, whole genome shotgun sequence genome, the region aaaaaataaaatgaaaaatcgCTGTGCAACAATGTTCcccagccaacctgacagagctcaagaggatctgcatagaatgggagaaactccccaaatacatgtgtgccaaggttgtagcgtcatacccaagacgacaaaggtgcttcaaagtactgagtgaagggtctgaatacttatcacATAGATTGGGGGGCAATATCTAATCAAATTTAagataagactgtaacgtaacgtggaaaaagtcaaagggtttgaataatttccaaatgcactggAACTAGGTGAGGACTACATGTGAGATGCCATATTACAATGAATATAAACGTATTTTTCCATTAGTCTCAGAACATGCACTGAAAAGTACTTTGACATTGAAAGTATTACTCCATTGTGCTTAACCCCTTACAGCTTCAAATGAATACCTACACTAAAACGTTACCACAAATGCAATCAAAATCAAATGCAAACAGTTTATTGAAAGTAACATTAAAAGTTGTGAAATTACAAGCAGATGGTTGGTGGCAGTAAGCAGAGGAAACAAAAACATGCTTTATACATGGTAGTATACCCATTGCCTTCATACACAGCATCTTATTTATAATCCAAATGGAAAACCACTTTGTCCCCAGTAATTGGAGAACATAAGGTAAATTTGCCTGTTAAAGTGGTAAGTGCACACAAGCCAAACCACCAGCAACACATACTTTTTATGCAaacatatttacaatactggagTATTAAATCAATAATTATAAACTATTAGGAATCTTCCGTGCTGATCAGTTAAAATGGTGGAAACATTTATAGTACTGACATACAGGAAATTGTCACAAACCTATACGAAGGCAATTGAGTTTAATACATCGCTTTGAAGTGAGGTAGCAACTTGTTTATAATTCTGTAGATGTGCTGTTGAAAAATGTACATTAAATGTCCTTAAAAACAAACTCGCTGAGCATAGTCAGTTATACTTTGTGGtcaaagggatacttcgggattttgaaCAACGGAGCCCTTTGTCTACGTCGCCGGAGTTTGATGAACTCACGGACACCATTTacgtctctgcatccagtatgaaagAAGTTAAaggtagtttcgcgagccaatgctaactagcattagcgcaatgactggaagtctatgaaatctactagcatgctagcaatTACCATATACTTCCAGGCTAGTTGCAACTTTTTTCAAACTGAAATCAGACAATTAATCTGACTCTGGAAACTAAATTAAGGGCTTCATtaccaaaatcctgaagtatccctttaagcttTCACACCCTACAATTGCAAGCCTGAGAGATGGAGGCAGTGCAAATGGCCACACATCTAAGGAAGTATATTTCTGGCATTTTGATGAACTACGATATTAATACTCTAAGCAGTGCATATTTCATAACCAGTAACTCTGTCATAGGTAGATAAAGATGAACAAGATTAGAAATGTAGCCTTCATTTGAGGGAAGTAAACAAAGTTGTGAATTTCATTTTACAGGGAGGAAGTCCCTTTTTAAATAAAATAGCTGAACATATCAAAACAATCTGGTCTTATGGTGCAGATGTTcagtcaggtccaaaatgataggcacccttgataaagatgagaaaaGAGAAAAATACTGAGGCTGTTTGGCCACACACCCGTGGTGCTTTGGTGTCAAAAGAATGAACCCCATACCTTGTGTAAGATATTAAGGTCAACGGTGCAGTGAAATTCACCCAGTACCAGGACaatttagccaaaaacctggctGTCTCTGCCAGGAGGCTTGAACTTGGCCACAAGtgaatcttccagcaagacaataaccccaagcacacatcaaattcCACAAAAGAacatggttaattgaccacaaaaatcaacattttgacATGGCCaactcagtctccggacttgaaccccattcaaaaaatctgtggtttgaattgaggGCAGTCCATAAGGGCAGACAAAGAATATCAAGGATCTGGGAAGATTCAGTATGGAGTAATAGTCTAAGATCACTCCAAATATGTtatccaatctcataaaacattttaggaaAAACAAGTTCAGTGCCCTTATCCTCTCAAGGTGAGATATTCAACAGTATTGAAAAACAGGGTGCAAATAATTTTGTCATCTTcatcaagggtgccaatcattttgtaCCCGTCTGTACATGATTCAGTTATGACAAACATATGAAACATATGTGGGGAGAGAGAAGTAAATCAAAGTCCTAAAAAAGAGCAAATCTCAATGCGTCCACTGTCAATCATATTTTTCCTTTGAGTAAAATGTGGCTTACCCCAAAAATGGCAATGAAAGATCTGAATTTGGGCTTGAAAGTTTGCTTTTAACTCCGATAAATAGGTCCCTGGACACTGTACTATGCTAAGTCCACCCAAACCCTCCCTTCTGCCTAGGCTACATGATTGAAGTGATGCGTGTTGTGCTGAGACAGGTTTTAGGTTAAGAGGTCGCCAGTCACTGGATGTCCTGCCTATTGGTCCCGTTTCTCCTTAACTGGGGCAGGCTCCTCAGCTACGTCCTCTCTCCTGGTTCCAGTCCTTCAGGCCCTCTGGCAGGCTGGCGTCCTCTTCAAAACTGCCAGTCCCCTCCACAAACTCCTCATATGTCAGCTTTTCCTTAAACGGCCGTGGCCCCAGCAGCTCCAGCAGCTCCGCCTTGTACAGGACCTCCTTCTCTAGGAGACACTTCCccacctggggagagaggaaaagaacaGTAATGTTGCAgtgagctcagtgacattcatgACACATCAGGAATGACACAGCCAAAGAGCAGCTCTAGGGACAACTAGGTTGTTTTAGTgcaaaaacaaaatatatatatagatatatatacatatatttcaaagaattcataaaaatccaaatagctTCACAGATCtatattgtaaagggtttaaacacagtttcccatgcttattcaaagaaccataaacaattaaacatgcacctgtggaatggtcattaaggcggtaggcaattaagctcagttatgaaaacttaagacactaatgaggcctttctactgactctgaaaaaaaactaaagaaagatccccagggtccctgctcatcggTGTGAACATGCCTTAaacatgctgcaaggagacatgaggacttcagatgtggccagggcaataaatggcCAAATCCGTacatgcctaagacagcgctatagggagacaggacgggcagctgatcgtcctcgcagtggcagaccatgtgtaacacctgcacaggattggtacagcTGAACATcatacctgcgggacaggtacaggatggcaactgcacgagttacaccaggaacacacaatccctccattagaGCTCACTGTCCAcaatagacagagaggctgggcagaggacttgtaggcctgttgtaaggcaggtcctcaccagacatcaccggcaacatcacctatgggcacaaacccactgtcgctggaccagacaggactggcaaaaagttatCTTCACTGACAAGTCCCAGTTGTGTCTCAGGGGTGAAGGTCGGTTTGgggtttatcgtcaaaggaatgaacgttagaccgaggcctgtactctggagcagggtcgatttggaggtggatggtccgtcatggtctggggaggtgtgtcacagcatcatcggactgagctcgttgtcattgcaggcaatctcaaccccGTATGttacaaggaagacatcctcctccctcatgtggtacccttcctgcaggctcatcctgacatgaccctccagcatcagaatgccaccagccataccgctcattctgtgcgtgatttctcgcaagacaggaatgtcagtgttctgccatggccagcgaagagcccggatctcaatccgattgagcacgtctgggacctgttggatcggcgggtgagggccaatccccccagaaatgtccaggaacttgcaggtgccttggtggaagactggggtaacatctcacagcaaggaCTGGCAAATCTGGGGCaatccatgaggagatgcactgcagtacaaaACGCAGCTGGTGGCCAGAACAGACATGGACCTCCCCCTTTGTTAACTTCTaaggtagggggcagcatttggaattttggatgaaaagcatacgcaaattaaactgccttctactcaggcccagaagataggctATGCATATAATataaattagtagatttggatagaaaacgcaaaaatgtccaaaactgttaaaataatgtttgagtgtaacagaactgactTGGCAGGCGACCTGAGAAATTAATTCAGGAAGTAGGAATtttttgttgtagttttctattcaatgccattacagtatctattgacttaggactcaaaatgcagttcctatgccttccactagatgtcttgtctttagaaattgtttcagggttgtattctgaaaaatgagggagttagagcagtctgaatgagtggaccctgccgtgtcagaGCTTATTCATGCGCGTCCAGAGAGattgcctttcttgtttaccttttatattgacagtgttattgtccagttgaaatattgtagatcatttaggctaaaaacaacccaAGGGTTGAATATAatcatcgtttgacatgtttatgGACTTTACGGATACATTGATTTTGTCTGCCTGTTgagactgcgtttgagcctgtggattactgaagaaaacacaaAGAGAGGTTTTCAGATATAAAGAgactatcgaacaaaaggaacatttattgaataaatgaatgtcttctgagtacAAACATGAAGagcaaaggtaagggattaattctctatttctgacttgtgtaactcttatacttggctggttactgtttgtaatgatttgtctgctgggctatgttctcaaataattgtaaggtatgctttcaccgtaaagcattttttaaatctgacagtggttggattcacaagaagttaatctttaaacatGTTTTTCTAATGAGTATTTctatatttgaatttggcgctctgcattctcactggatgttggccaggtgggatgctaacgttccacataccctagagaggttaagggacacattattccatttatgttagtcacatgtatgtggaacttgtttagtttgtctgttgttgaatcttgtgtAAATGTTTATGAacatatgttaagtttgctgaaaataaacagttgacaGTTTGAGGACGTCTCTTTTTCTGCTGAGTTTAGATGGTGTACCCTTGATAAGACAGCATAAAGAGTACTCTGAAAATCTTAGAACGACATGATGTTCATGTAGGTCAATGCAAGTCTCACCATGTCCACACACGCCCTCTTGTCCATAATAAGCTCCATGGTCCTCTGGTAGGCGCTGTCCACCAGGTCTCGGACCTCCTGGTCTATGAGCTCTGCCGTGGCCTCGCTGTAAGGTTTATCCATCGCCATCTCCCCCTGCTGAGGCAGGTCAAACGACACATGGCCTACCTTCTCACTCATCCCGAACTGCACTACCTGGAGGGCAGAAGTGATGTGTGGGGGGGAGAATCATAAATAGAACAGGTACTATGACAAAGCAACACTTCCCAAAACAAATTCCTATCAACATTGTTGAATTGTGACCATTGCTTTTTTGACTATCTGGAGAGTCATTTAAAAAGCTCTGGGCACAGTTTTTCAAAAGTCATCTAGGTTTCACCTATAAGAGATtattaaatgcatagaaatagaatgaatagaacagacgaattattgacttgaatggggactccTATTTCTACGCATTTAATCGTATCAGATAGGCGAAATCCAGATAGATAACCTTGTGTGGAATTTACATTTTGACATGACTGTAAAAACATCAGGAAAACAAGAGCCAAGTGACTGACTTAAGACATCTGTTCCCAAGTATACAGACACGTGATAGGATACAAAATGTAAGGAAGGTttcaaatgattatgttttagtcaaacatctgtttgggcttcttgctgtCAATTTGACCATCCGCTCCAGAAAAAAGTCCCGCGGcttaatctagttgatgatccttgCAGTACCTGTGCGTAGGCTGACTGGGTGACCTTCTTCAGGTCATCCTGAGCTCCTGTGGTGATTTTCTCAAAGAAGACCTGTTCAGCCACACGTCCTCCCAGCATCATACACATCCTGTCTAACAGCTGCTCCCGCGTGTACAGGTACTGCTCCTTGGGAATGTAGTGGGCATACCCTAACCCCTTCCCTCTGGGGATGATGGACAcctagaggaagagaagaggaacgAACACATGGCATTAGAATAGTGAAAGAAAATCCACTTTACAAATCCAGGGTTCATACACATTTTAACAGATGGAATTATGACTTCTCCAAGTTTCCATGACCAACAATTTGCAGCGTCTCTATGAAAGTATATCGACACAGGTAGGGTGCTCTCTGATCCCATGTACCATCTCTGTTCATTGTGCAAGGCACTTAATGCCACACAAAGTATAATATATCGAAAATTAAATGGCTATGTTAGGCTACAAATAATTGTATTCTGCTGAAGCAAGCCCACAAACTCTTCAGGAAATATACCTTTTctggtgcggcagggtagcctagtggttagagcgttggactagtaaccggaaggttgcaagttcaaaccccctcgttctgcccctgaactgtaAAAACTGCCCCTGAACAGAACGAGGGGACAGGCAGTTATTATtgacaataagaatttgttcttaactgacttgcctggttaaataaaggtaaaataaaattgtgTTTACTTTGCAGGCTGACTAGCATCTATTGAGTTGCAATGTCCCATACATTGGATTCCCAAATCAACTGGAAGTACATCTGCAAAACAAGTTGAAGCCACATAATGCAAGAGAAATGCTACATCTAATCTTTTTCCCTAAAAATACTGTTACGACTCTTGAGTCACATGATTCAATTCACTGTGAGGAAGTGAataatttgttttaaaaaattaaaataagtTTAAAATGAATCTTTCCTAAATGTAAATCAACGTTGTATGGCCTTATTTGCGAGTGTCATTGGAAAGTTTAGGTCAAGACATGAAAACAATGTTAACTAGCAGGTACAATATATCTTTTGAATTGGCTACGTAGTTACTAGTTTGTTCtttataggctaggcctaccTGCTGCTGCaacgtctgtctctccctcctgacatgtactgtatgtttaacTGATAGATGAGCACACGTCAATGTTTTTAAATGCAAGTATTTTGTCTATAATGTCTTTCTTTGTGTCGGACAGTGTTTCAGTTAGCTGGTAATAGCcggattttgtaaaaaaaaataaataatgaaaagcCGATAAATACAATTGGAGCTGGTCAATTGTCCAGTAGGAGGAGAAAAAAAATCGCATTgagaaatattacattttaaccGATTCATTGATTGATATACCAGTCGTGTAGCGTGAGAGCTGCTGATACAGCTCTAAAAGCGGTTTGTTGATGCTGGAGTGAAACGTGTGCTTTAATAAGCCCCATCATTGCGCAACAATTCTAAAGGCAATCACATGTAAAAAATATTATATATAAAAGGCCAcgataaaaaaatattattatttttttctccctCAAAATGGTCAATTGAAGCGAGCTTCCCATTTGCCATTCAAGTGCACAGGCAACTAGCGCAGGCTTCAGCGCttcacaccactttgcaatgagctggaaACCTATGCATTTCGAAAACACGTACTTAATTGTTGAAAACTTTAACGTTTTACTACATATGAGgcgtcttaccttgcttcaaagtagacTAGACAATTTTACCAAACCTGCAGGCAGTTATTtcattttataaagacttccttcCATACGCCATTGAAACTAGTAGCCTTTATTTCATTTTCCAacagccaaaggcacaatcctagtcgtTTCATATTTAGATATTCCCTCCTATATTTCCAATGGATATCTTCATCTCGGTAACAATGGTGTTTTCCCGCAAATTACATTACTGAACGAACATTCCGGTGTTGCCTAATGCCTTGTGCTCATTTCTGCACTTATGTGAATAAATCAtggtttatcaacattttaagctaaacgttttGATCTGTTGCATGAGACTCATTGCTTTTTAACGTTTTCTGCATGTAGCCCATAAGCCTTCTGGTTGTATAAATTTGGGATCTATCAGACAACTgtcagagtctgtttggaataggccATTTCATTCTGGCAGAGGACAAGCATTAGGTAAACGTtttactatgggggatagtagatagATATAGGCTGGTGATTTTGATGTTCGTTACGCATCTTGTTGGCTgaagaaaagtaaatgtggacagttaggCGGTGCGTGGGTTTCACGTTCGGGGAAGCTAATAAATGCACATTTATAATGAAGCATTCTCACATTTGCAGACATATGTAAGGTAGGCTAATAATCACTGTTCGCAAAAAGTAGTGGAGTAGGCCATGGCTATATCACAGGAAAATGTTGTCCTTTCAtcaacacatttcatgcaattctactacatTGTATGACTGGAGACAATAACAAATATTCTGCTAATATGACAAGTCACAGGCTAGCCAACTCTGGGCCTAAGGGGAGACAAATACAGTATGACTTCCAACTAACCTGGAAGAAATTgtccaaaaaaacaaacaaaattggCAATGACCCAATGATAAAGACAGTGAATATGTACACTTACTGGGGATATGGCCGATGTTCTCTGCTGGTGCTAATAAGATACGCTACTCAATTAAGTTGATATTAAGACAGATTGGAGTCTTTTCAATGTCTTCTATTTACAGCAATAGCCATTTCTTTCGTGACTGTATTTTGAATTATTGCGATATCCCTGGCTGGGTCTCTGCCTTTCACTGACTGTCGTAACTCAATTTGGTATTTGCTGCTCGCTCTGCACAAATTGCGGCCCCTTCCCGAACGTAGTCTATGCGATTTAAAACAAGCCATAACTTCTTTAAGCTAATGTTCCTCTTTGGGCAAATCATGCTTTCTAATagcctattttttttatttttctaattTTGGCTATTTAATTAAATGTACTTTAGGGAAAGCGTCCAAGCCTTTTGCTCGCGCCACCTATGTATTCTAGCATCGGAATTCGGTAAGAACGACGCACATGGTCGAATCagagttgcatgttctgttaagatgaaCGCCAATAAACTAAAAATGTGATTTCTggcattctgagcaccgtgggagGACCCCCTAATCAGGTTGCACAACCAACGCATATGGATCCGGTCAATTAAAACGCTGCCAGTCAAATGACAGGCACCACATTTTCCTAATGGAAGGAACCCAGTAAGACCGCGTCGGCAAATGCGAATCCTGATCAATCAAAACCTTGAGCATCTATGGGTGATACAATGAGTAAAGTGTCATTCGGATCCTGGCTGATATTTTTAATTGATTGATAAAATATAAATATGGTACGTAAATAAATCACATTAAGATAAATTATTATCTGCTCAACTTTCCAGTAACAATTTAAAAATATCATGTCTTTTCATGACACCATCTCACTGTATCCAAATGTGGTTGAATCGTGTATTAAATAAATCACATCAAATCATAGCCCAACACTGTGGCTAGGCTTCAAAACAAACTGACATAGGGCACCTCATGAAATGACCTCAACTGCCACACAAAGAGGCCACTGCAGACTGCTCCCTTCACAGGGATCTAGTAAGCTCAGACTCATGGTTGGACAGTATAATGACTTTAAGTCTCACAGGTCTCCTTTTATTGATTCGTGTGTAGGTCAGAGGCCAAACAGCTGGCCTTCACTCACACCAACAAAGGAGTGGAGGGTGCTGCAGAGTTTATAGTATGCAGtgctcaacaaaaaaaaaatgtaatattattTATTCGTTTGGCAACCCCCGACCAAACAAACAAAGCAAGGCCTTTAAAGAGGGCATTACCTTCAGCAGTGGGTCAGCATGTTCCAAGAACCAGCCCACTATTGCATGTCCAGCCTCATGGTATGCTACAGTCTTCTTTTCATTGGGCTGCAGCACCAGGGTCTTCTTCTCAAGACCTACagggagatagcgagagagaaatAATGGAAGTTTCCATTGAATCCCCACCCAATCTTCCTAAATCTGTAACATTTACAAAGCAGAGACGACACAATAAGAGAAGGAGCTGGAAGACATTGTACCCACCACCGACGACCCTGTCGATGGCCTGCTCAAAGTGTTTTCCTTCCACATGTGGGTTGAGATGTCTAGCAGCGATTAGGGCAGCTTCGTTGCACACGTTAGCTATGTCGGCTCCTGATGAAGACCGAGAGGATGTTTAAAAAGTCAAGATAATCAACATGGCATCTTCTCACACAGAGCAGCTCAACTTGCCAGTGAAGCCTGGTGTGGCGGCAGCCATCTTCCTGGCCAATCCGTCTTTGGCCATAGCAGGGTCCAGTTTAATGGGCTGTAAGTGCACTTTGAAGATGGACGCTCTGCCTTTGATGTCAGGTGGGCCTGAAACATGGACATGCTCATATAGTCTGCTGATTTTAAAattgttatgtatgggttataaaTGTGTTATGAAGTCCTTATGTAAGGTGTACATAGTCTTACCGAATGGTATTAGATATCAATACAAATATCCAGCAAGTTGACATAACACTGAAATTGCCTGAGCTCCAGTTTAATTTTATGATTCCATACCTATGTAAATCTGCCTGTCAAATCTACCAGGCCTCATGAGTGCAGGATCCAAGATGTCCGGTCTGTTGGTACCCGCCAGGACAACCACGTTAGTGCTGGTATCGAACCCTAGAAGAAAAATACCAGGGAATGAAACTTAGTATATGCATTACAGTTCAAAGTAAACCATTTAGAGTAATGGTGGACAATAACAGCTTTATAACAAATTAAATCACAGAGTAACAAACAGGGGACACATATCCAATTAACAAACATTATGATAGTGATATTAGATGGGGAAACTTTCACCCATACTTACCATCCATCTCCACTAGCAGCTGGTTGAGAGTGTTCTCCTGCTCACTCTGGCCCCCAaaatctcccccacccctcttgCGGCCCACCGCGTCTAGCTCATCTATGAACAGGATACAAGGGGCGTTCTTCCGGGCCAAGGTAAACATGTCTCTCACCTACAGGGAGAAAACTGTCAATACCAGGTCCTTAAAACAGCTTCATTCACAGCCTCTAAGCAAAGTATTTCCAGTAAAATGGATTGAAATGTATCCCTGtggttagctagctataactaCTTTCAGCTATAATCTAAAATGC harbors:
- the LOC139369931 gene encoding mitochondrial inner membrane m-AAA protease component AFG3L1-like, which encodes MAQLLGLLSTAALPLRIAVKPCVRSSVVSAKNVSVLPVYRGCSVRILAQNKLSSHGLYSSHGLLYSAEPPKGKESRGRGGRRSSRKRAGENWWSRMKKGDIPWDEKEFRALAILVTGISSAALYNQFSDTAKEITWKDFVHHYLGRGMVDRLVVVNKRYVRVIPLPGADESHVWFNIGSVDTFERNLEAAHDELGVESSHRAAVVYSSNRDWTLLMHVISTLGLIGFLLFSLRRRPMGGGDWTDFTQSSIRESPATMMDNINTKFKDVAGCEEAKLEILEFVNFLKNPQQYLTLGAKIPKGAVLSGPPGTGKTLLAKATAGEANVPFITVNGSEFLEMFVGVGPARVRDMFTLARKNAPCILFIDELDAVGRKRGGGDFGGQSEQENTLNQLLVEMDGFDTSTNVVVLAGTNRPDILDPALMRPGRFDRQIYIGPPDIKGRASIFKVHLQPIKLDPAMAKDGLARKMAAATPGFTGADIANVCNEAALIAARHLNPHVEGKHFEQAIDRVVGGLEKKTLVLQPNEKKTVAYHEAGHAIVGWFLEHADPLLKVSIIPRGKGLGYAHYIPKEQYLYTREQLLDRMCMMLGGRVAEQVFFEKITTGAQDDLKKVTQSAYAQVVQFGMSEKVGHVSFDLPQQGEMAMDKPYSEATAELIDQEVRDLVDSAYQRTMELIMDKRACVDMVGKCLLEKEVLYKAELLELLGPRPFKEKLTYEEFVEGTGSFEEDASLPEGLKDWNQERGRS